Sequence from the Rutidosis leptorrhynchoides isolate AG116_Rl617_1_P2 chromosome 3, CSIRO_AGI_Rlap_v1, whole genome shotgun sequence genome:
GAATAGTGAACTAACTGAATTGCGAGATACTGTTCGGAACTTGCAGCTGATCGAAGATAAAAAAGACTGTTGGAGCTGGAATCTCAATTCGAAGGGTACATATATGGTCAAGGACTGTTCGGTTCTAGTGGACAAAGTCATCCTACCACGTGCGGTTAATTCAATTGAGTCGTTGCGAAATGGTTTGGTTCCAAAAAAAGTAGAGGTGTTTATTTGATGGGCGAGATTAGGTCGTATACCGGTAAGGTTCGAGTTAGATAAACGGGGCATCGATTTGAACAGCGTGAGATGTCCGATTTGTGATGGTGACATTGAGACGGTGGAACATATACTTTTTTCTTGTCAAATGACCATAGACATATGGGCGAAAGTCCTTAAATGGTGGGGGTATAATTCGGCTTTATTCGGGTATGAGGATATTTTTAATGGTACCTTCGGCTGCGTAGCACATGATCAAAAAAGGAACCAATGGCAAGCGGTTTGTTGGGTGGTTTGTTACATTATATGGAAGAATCGAAATGCAAAGGTGTTCAAGAATAAGCTCGAGACGGTCCCATCTTTATTTAGCGAGGTTCAAGTTCTTTCATACGATTGGATTTCACGACGTTGCAAGGGTCATATTATGGATTGGCTTCAATGGTTCTCACAACCTTAGTTTCTCTCTTTtgttagttgcaatctttgcaattAGCTTAGGGCGGTGTAATTTGTTTTCTCTATTTCTTTCGTGATGTATTGTGTTGTTAAGGTTGCTCAGTCAACCATGTACTATTCGTGATTGTTTAATATAAgtccttcttgcttttcaaaaaaaaaaaaattcaactaatcATAACGTGAGCATAACATAACGAAAATccatgattcttgagcctaaaattaatagttttttgaGATCTTttcaaatatataataatatttaacataTTATAATTCCAAGTTTCTGTTAGGTCAAGTTTCAAATTCGGGATTTAACCCTAACACATAAACCGAACAAATTATCGACTAAAATCATATTACAAGCATGGACTTAAGCAATAGACGCTAAATACATATGTAATCATCAAATATATGAAATTTAAGAATTGGGGTTATATGTTTTATACATCAAACAATCAAATTGTTTATATCTATGTGTAGAGAAGACGCGGGGAACAGCTTTGATCAAGAAGGCATAAGCAAAATCACAAAAATTGATGATGACTTGATGGAGTGATGGTGATGATCGATGGAGGGTGTTTGGGGGCTGATTTCATCCGTGAATGGGACGGGGAGGGTATTATTTTGATAAGTGATGGATTAGGGCTAGGTTAGGAGCTTAATGGAGGGTTTATCACTTTTTGCCCTTTTTCACCATCTTTTGCCTcggagcccaaaaaaaaaaattgccatAACGCCCACGCAAGTCGCAAGAAACCTTGCGACCACCCGCGCAAGGCACAAGTTTGCG
This genomic interval carries:
- the LOC139900496 gene encoding uncharacterized protein, which encodes MTIDIWAKVLKWWGYNSALFGYEDIFNGTFGCVAHDQKRNQWQAVCWVVCYIIWKNRNAKVFKNKLETVPSLFSEVQVLSYDWISRRCKGHIMDWLQWFSQP